Proteins found in one Sardina pilchardus chromosome 11, fSarPil1.1, whole genome shotgun sequence genomic segment:
- the coro2ba gene encoding coronin-2B isoform X2 has translation MSWRPTYRSSKFRNVYGKVANREQCFDGIPITKNVHDNHFCAVNAKFLAIVTESAGGGSFIVIPVAQSGRIEPHNPKVCGHQGNVLDIKWNPFIDNIIASCSEDSSVRIWEIPEGGLRRNMTEAVLELYGHSRRVGLIEWHPTSSGILFSAGYDYKILIWNLEIGEPVKMIDCHSDVILCMSFNTDGSLLATSCKDKKLRVIEPRSGRVLQEANCKNHKVNRVVFLGNMKRLLTTGVSRWNTRQIALWDQEDLSMPIVEEEIDGLSGLLFPFYDPDTHMLYLAGKGDGNIRYYEITSEKPYLMYLMEFRSPAPQKGLGVMPKHGLDVAACEVFRFYKLVTLKGLVEPISMIVPRRSETYQEDIYPMTAGTEPAISADEWLSGINRDPVLMSLKEGYSRPSQLVFKAPVKEKKSVVVNGIDLLENVPPRTENELLRMFFRQQDELRRLKEELTQKDVKIRQLELELNNLRNNPNNV, from the exons ATGTCATGGCGCCCGACATACCGAAGCTCCAAGTTTCGAAACGTGTATGGCAAAGTAGCCAACCGGGAGCAGTGCTTCGACGGCATTCCCATCACAAAGAACGTCCATGACAACCACTTCTGCGCCGTCAACGCCAAGTTCCTCGCCATTGTCACCGAGAGTGCTGGAGGAGGCTCCTTCATTGTCATCCCCGTTGCCCAG TCAGGACGTATTGAACCTCACAATCCAAAGGTTTGTGGTCACCAAGGCAATGTGTTGGATATCAAGTGGAACCCTTTCATCGACAACATAATCGCCTCCTGCTCTGAAGACTCGTCT GTGCGAATATGGGAGATTCCCGAGGGAGGACTGCGGCGAAACATGACGGAGGCCGTGCTGGAGCTGTACGGCCACAGCCGGCGGGTGGGCCTGATCGAGTGGCACCCCACAAGCAGCGGCATCCTCTTCAGCGCTGGTTACGACTACAAG ATCTTAATCTGGAACCTTGAGATCGGAGAGCCGGTGAAGATGATTGACTGCCACTCGGACGTGATCCTCTGCATGTCCTTCAACACGGACGGCAGCCTGCTGGCCACCAGCTGCAAGGACAAGAAGCTGCGTGTGATTGAGCCTCGATCTGGCCGAGTCTTACAA GAGGCTAACTGCAAGAACCACAAAGTAAACCGGGTGGTGTTCCTGGGCAACATGAAGCGGCTGCTGACGACGGGAGTGTCTCGTTGGAACACTAGACAGATTGCATTGTGGGATCAG GAGGATCTGTCCATGCCCATCGTGGAGGAGGAGATCGATGGGCTGTCAGGGCTGCTGTTCCCCTTCTAcgatccagacacacacatgctgtatctGGCTGGCAAG GGAGATGGGAATATTCGTTACTATGAGATCACCTCGGAGAAGCCATACTTAATGTATCTGATGGAGTTTAGATCCCCAGCACCTCAGAAGGGACTAG GTGTGATGCCAAAGCACGGCCTTGATGTGGCTGCCTGCGAAGTCTTCCGGTTCTATAAGCTGGTGACGCTGAAGGGCCTGGTCGAGCCCATCTCCATGATCGTGCCTAGGAGG TCCGAGACGTACCAGGAGGACATCTATCCCATGACCGCCGGGACAGAGCCGGCCATCTCCGCTGACGAGTGGTTAAGTGGGATCAACAGAG ATCCTGTCCTCATGTCTCTGAAAGAAGGCTACAGCAGGCCCAGCCAGCTGGTCTTCAAAGCCCCtgtgaaggagaagaagagcgtGGTGGTGAATGGGATCGACCTGTTGGAGAACGTTCCACCCAGGACGGAAAACGAG CTCCTACGGATGTTCTTCAGGCAACAAGACGAGCTGCGACGGCTGAAGGAGGAACTCACCCAGAAGGATGTTAAGATCAgacagctggagctggagctgaacAACCTACGGAACAACCCAAACAACGTCTGA
- the anp32a gene encoding acidic leucine-rich nuclear phosphoprotein 32 family member A isoform X1: protein MDMKKRIHLELRNRTPSDVKELVLDNCRSNEGKIEGLTDEFEELEFLSTINVGLTSVANLPKLNKLKKLELSDNRISGGLEVLSEKCPNLTHLNLSGNKIKDLSTIEPLKKLDSLKSLDLFNCEVTNLNDYRDNVFKLLPQLTYLDGYDKDDKEAPDSDAEAYVEGLDDDDDEDDDEVDEDDYDEDAAPGDDDDEDGEEDDEDEDGEEGEEEEDDVSGEEEEELNDGEVDDDDEEEEEEERGQKRKRELDEEGEEDD from the exons ATGGATATGAAGAAAAGAATTCACCTGGAGTTGCGGAATCGAACGCCATCAGAC GTTAAAGAGCTTGTCCTTGATAATTGTCGGTCAAATGAAGGTAAAATCGAGGGCTTAACAGATGAATTCGAAGAGCTTGAATTCCTAAGCACAATCAACGTTGGCTTGACATCTGTCGCCAATTTACCAAAACTAAACAAACTCAAAAAG CTTGAGCTCAGCGATAACAGAATCTCAGGAGGGTTGGAAGTACTATCAGAGAAATGCCCAAACTTAACACATCTCAACCTCAGCGGCAACAAAATCAAAGACCTCAGTACTATTGAGCCCCTg AAGAAATTGGACAGCCTTAAAAGCTTAGACCTGTTCAATTGTGAGGTGACCAACCTAAACGATTACAGGGACAACGTATTCAAACTGCTCCCACAGTTAACATATTTAGATGGGTATGATAAAGATGACAAGGAAGCACCCGACTCTGATGCAGAAGCATATGTAGAGGGACTGGACGATGACgacgatgaagatgatgatg AGGTAGACGAGGACGATTATGATGAGGATGCAGCTCCAGGggacgatgatgatgaagatggtgaagaagatgatgaagatgaagatggagaggaaggagaagaggaagaggatgatgtCAGTGGAGAG gaggaggaggagttgaaTGATGGTGAAGTagatgatgacgatgaggaagaggaag aaGAGGAACGGGGtcaaaagagaaaaagggaacttgacgaagagggggaagaggacgACTGA
- the anp32a gene encoding acidic leucine-rich nuclear phosphoprotein 32 family member A isoform X2 → MDMKKRIHLELRNRTPSDVKELVLDNCRSNEGKIEGLTDEFEELEFLSTINVGLTSVANLPKLNKLKKLELSDNRISGGLEVLSEKCPNLTHLNLSGNKIKDLSTIEPLKLDSLKSLDLFNCEVTNLNDYRDNVFKLLPQLTYLDGYDKDDKEAPDSDAEAYVEGLDDDDDEDDDEVDEDDYDEDAAPGDDDDEDGEEDDEDEDGEEGEEEEDDVSGEEEEELNDGEVDDDDEEEEEEERGQKRKRELDEEGEEDD, encoded by the exons ATGGATATGAAGAAAAGAATTCACCTGGAGTTGCGGAATCGAACGCCATCAGAC GTTAAAGAGCTTGTCCTTGATAATTGTCGGTCAAATGAAGGTAAAATCGAGGGCTTAACAGATGAATTCGAAGAGCTTGAATTCCTAAGCACAATCAACGTTGGCTTGACATCTGTCGCCAATTTACCAAAACTAAACAAACTCAAAAAG CTTGAGCTCAGCGATAACAGAATCTCAGGAGGGTTGGAAGTACTATCAGAGAAATGCCCAAACTTAACACATCTCAACCTCAGCGGCAACAAAATCAAAGACCTCAGTACTATTGAGCCCCTg AAATTGGACAGCCTTAAAAGCTTAGACCTGTTCAATTGTGAGGTGACCAACCTAAACGATTACAGGGACAACGTATTCAAACTGCTCCCACAGTTAACATATTTAGATGGGTATGATAAAGATGACAAGGAAGCACCCGACTCTGATGCAGAAGCATATGTAGAGGGACTGGACGATGACgacgatgaagatgatgatg AGGTAGACGAGGACGATTATGATGAGGATGCAGCTCCAGGggacgatgatgatgaagatggtgaagaagatgatgaagatgaagatggagaggaaggagaagaggaagaggatgatgtCAGTGGAGAG gaggaggaggagttgaaTGATGGTGAAGTagatgatgacgatgaggaagaggaag aaGAGGAACGGGGtcaaaagagaaaaagggaacttgacgaagagggggaagaggacgACTGA
- the coro2ba gene encoding coronin-2B isoform X1 codes for MTVTKMSWRPTYRSSKFRNVYGKVANREQCFDGIPITKNVHDNHFCAVNAKFLAIVTESAGGGSFIVIPVAQSGRIEPHNPKVCGHQGNVLDIKWNPFIDNIIASCSEDSSVRIWEIPEGGLRRNMTEAVLELYGHSRRVGLIEWHPTSSGILFSAGYDYKILIWNLEIGEPVKMIDCHSDVILCMSFNTDGSLLATSCKDKKLRVIEPRSGRVLQEANCKNHKVNRVVFLGNMKRLLTTGVSRWNTRQIALWDQEDLSMPIVEEEIDGLSGLLFPFYDPDTHMLYLAGKGDGNIRYYEITSEKPYLMYLMEFRSPAPQKGLGVMPKHGLDVAACEVFRFYKLVTLKGLVEPISMIVPRRSETYQEDIYPMTAGTEPAISADEWLSGINRDPVLMSLKEGYSRPSQLVFKAPVKEKKSVVVNGIDLLENVPPRTENELLRMFFRQQDELRRLKEELTQKDVKIRQLELELNNLRNNPNNV; via the exons ATGTCATGGCGCCCGACATACCGAAGCTCCAAGTTTCGAAACGTGTATGGCAAAGTAGCCAACCGGGAGCAGTGCTTCGACGGCATTCCCATCACAAAGAACGTCCATGACAACCACTTCTGCGCCGTCAACGCCAAGTTCCTCGCCATTGTCACCGAGAGTGCTGGAGGAGGCTCCTTCATTGTCATCCCCGTTGCCCAG TCAGGACGTATTGAACCTCACAATCCAAAGGTTTGTGGTCACCAAGGCAATGTGTTGGATATCAAGTGGAACCCTTTCATCGACAACATAATCGCCTCCTGCTCTGAAGACTCGTCT GTGCGAATATGGGAGATTCCCGAGGGAGGACTGCGGCGAAACATGACGGAGGCCGTGCTGGAGCTGTACGGCCACAGCCGGCGGGTGGGCCTGATCGAGTGGCACCCCACAAGCAGCGGCATCCTCTTCAGCGCTGGTTACGACTACAAG ATCTTAATCTGGAACCTTGAGATCGGAGAGCCGGTGAAGATGATTGACTGCCACTCGGACGTGATCCTCTGCATGTCCTTCAACACGGACGGCAGCCTGCTGGCCACCAGCTGCAAGGACAAGAAGCTGCGTGTGATTGAGCCTCGATCTGGCCGAGTCTTACAA GAGGCTAACTGCAAGAACCACAAAGTAAACCGGGTGGTGTTCCTGGGCAACATGAAGCGGCTGCTGACGACGGGAGTGTCTCGTTGGAACACTAGACAGATTGCATTGTGGGATCAG GAGGATCTGTCCATGCCCATCGTGGAGGAGGAGATCGATGGGCTGTCAGGGCTGCTGTTCCCCTTCTAcgatccagacacacacatgctgtatctGGCTGGCAAG GGAGATGGGAATATTCGTTACTATGAGATCACCTCGGAGAAGCCATACTTAATGTATCTGATGGAGTTTAGATCCCCAGCACCTCAGAAGGGACTAG GTGTGATGCCAAAGCACGGCCTTGATGTGGCTGCCTGCGAAGTCTTCCGGTTCTATAAGCTGGTGACGCTGAAGGGCCTGGTCGAGCCCATCTCCATGATCGTGCCTAGGAGG TCCGAGACGTACCAGGAGGACATCTATCCCATGACCGCCGGGACAGAGCCGGCCATCTCCGCTGACGAGTGGTTAAGTGGGATCAACAGAG ATCCTGTCCTCATGTCTCTGAAAGAAGGCTACAGCAGGCCCAGCCAGCTGGTCTTCAAAGCCCCtgtgaaggagaagaagagcgtGGTGGTGAATGGGATCGACCTGTTGGAGAACGTTCCACCCAGGACGGAAAACGAG CTCCTACGGATGTTCTTCAGGCAACAAGACGAGCTGCGACGGCTGAAGGAGGAACTCACCCAGAAGGATGTTAAGATCAgacagctggagctggagctgaacAACCTACGGAACAACCCAAACAACGTCTGA